A genomic stretch from Tribolium castaneum strain GA2 chromosome 6, icTriCast1.1, whole genome shotgun sequence includes:
- the LOC658889 gene encoding probable ATP-dependent DNA helicase HFM1 isoform X3 — translation MFARNSVFGNNFEILRENLRDPARPNFDSEKCLNDLRPVEEIPQPYQEVFAEYLCFNPIQSKLIDDAFYTDQSIVVSAPTGSGKTAIFELAIVRLLIASESSQKFKIVYICPMKALCEERLVDWNKKFSNFGINPISVTGDSENIDFQSLRNYNLIITTPEKWDCLTRKWRENLDLVEIVKLFMIDEVHLLNEECRGSTLETIVCRMKTIEESVKTHDLNHKIRFIAVSATIANIEDIAEWNNAKSFKFSDDFRPVRLNKIVLGYSEPPKSTPFKFDLALNYKLHSLMMQYSHGKPTLIFCSTRKIVEMTARHIVQHLTIGLKPEQKQRIVEVASTISDAKAKETLIHGVGYHHAGMLPETRRAIENLFRNNELPVLVTTSTLAMGVNLPAHLVIIKSTKCYTSGGFRDYTETALLQMIGRAGRPQYDTEATALILTTSREKEKFEKMIGGLEPIESNLHRHLIEHLNAEVVLQTITGLEVALRWLTSTFLYIRAKKNPRHYGLPPSSDPAAVDRRLLEMCQIELNKLIKAGMLTIDQDVLLKATPVGAAMAKYYLAFETMKLFTQINGGEILQQILHLISKCSEFSEMYLRVNDKKCLNLLNKCRNRQTIRFPLNGKIKTLDMKINCIIQAVLGCLDICDHSILSETLKIMRNGERIVKCLIEYLESKEKCFQALLSTIILAKCFHVKLWENSPFVSKQLPGIGNVMSSQLVNAGKTSFQLISECEAREIELLINKKPPAGNKILEQIQHLPKYEMELQVHSNTQIKLAISLMNAQDLETKCTVNRNSLMYLLVGDSSNNILLYEKYSHSYFIENPDVVRFVDLHEKNLDVIEAHFISEDWVGIDCTAKYETAQVVRKPEPKTLKKNTEDPTYMQTFIDMYMKCKKNIEPPNPAKKAKIETNEDRNANKIIIHSDISLNNNNTSEEKIVNNSVFRPSPAPEDKIEKIPVLVASRYDLSPSRDKNELNVNNDYQISLKPECEDAKSIVKKFYYTPKKLSHKKEFSWNESEDKPKSTTKITWRSPLTYSPSVKFSPKIGYNRPNENECRASSSSTNQNIETMSNKTQKSNFANSRTPVKLNSSQQKVVFPLTDKDCANLSMEENSRRNDILEKVGDFASISLFGLVSPTKRQEKFSQIQTPNQYYNQLLSQSEKTESTPKKNKIFEKPKLVENVVKEVCDRSRYFENDSNFCLTPRRNNGARNSENLEYTTTMTESGEKNNTENMNIFEDPFNDSLESALMKFDCGPPSELESDKSNSFDKEGLFENEAKEVRHPFDCREPSPPEMLRKNTNQICRSRFFQPMAEPSHYQNRSDDSFLTQKSHPYPYQSRAPAHMFPISNGRGFETPNDFYKMMCEERPINRHYVDLGQNPYLNISQDFPDRREHYNSQRHLFDGTPRCYPRGHMDDCDGYAYIRRNMDRDYDPFDYRNNPQYYKPVPNIDFYERSQRSFARNRENIPFQDFDLDRSNSYYDESHLPLSYPELPSSQMSRREYYMPSNSFNDVYNNKQLIMQRFLNCVGSDQEKRVNYFP, via the exons ATGTTTGCCCGAAATTCggtttttggaaataattttgagattttgagagaaaatctTAGAGACCCTGCTAGGCCAAACTTTGACAGCGAGAAGTG TCTTAATGATTTGCGACCTGTTGAAGAAATCCCTCAGCCTTACCAAGAAGTTTTCGCAGAATATCTCTGCTTCAATCCGATTCAGTCAAAACTAATCGACGATGCTTTTTACACAG acCAATCAATAGTCGTGTCTGCACCGACTGGTTCAGGAAAAACGGCAATTTTCGAACTAGCAATAGTCCGACTTTTGATAGCTTCCGAGTcatcacaaaaatttaaaattgtctaCA TTTGTCCCATGAAAGCCCTATGTGAGGAGCGATTAGTAGAttggaacaaaaaattctcaaattttGGCATAAACCCAATTTCAGTGACCGGCGATAGCGAAAATATCGACTTCCAAAGTCTCCGAAACTACAACCTTATAATCACAACCCCGGAAAAGTGGGACTGTCTCACACGCAAATGGCGCGAGAACCTCGACTTGGTTGAAATCGTAAAACTCTTCATGATTGACGAAGTTCATCTGCTCAATGAAGAGTGTCGTGGATCGACTCTCGAAACAATT GTTTGCCGGATGAAAACCATCGAAGAATCGGTTAAAACGCACGATTTAAACCATAAAATCCGCTTCATTGCTGTTTCTGCAACCATCGCAAACATCGAGGATATCGCCGAGTGGAACAATGCCAAGTCTTTCAAATTCTCCGACGATTTTCGCCCAGTTAGGCTCAACAAAATCGTCTTAGGGTACTCAGAACCCCCGAAATCGACTCCCTTCAAGTTCGATTTGGCCCTAAACTACAAATTGCACTCCTTGATGATGCAATATTCGCACGGGAAGCCCACTCTT ATTTTTTGCAGTACCCGGAAGATCGTGGAAATGACGGCCAGACACATAGTCCAACACTTGACAATCGGTCTAAAACCGGAGCAAAAGCAGCGCATTGTAGAAGTAGCATCGACAATTTCCGACGCTAAAGCCAAAGAAACCCTCATTCATGGTGTGGGGTACCACCATGCTGGTATGCTGCCGGAAACGAGACGTGCGATCGAAAACTTATTTCGCAACAATGAACTTCCGGTTTTGGTCACGACTAGCACACTAGCAATGGGTGTGAACCTCCCAGCCCATTTGGTCATAATTAAGTCAACGAAGTGTTACACCAGTGGCGGGTTCAGGGATTATACCGAAACGGCCCTTTTGCAAATGATCGGAAGGGCCGGTCGGCCCCAGTATGACACTGAAGCCACTGCCCTTATCCTAACCACATCAAGAGAGAAG gagaagtttgaaaaaatgatcgGTGGTTTAGAACCCATCGAATCGAATTTGCACCGACATTTAATCGAGCATTTGAATGCTGAGGTGGTTTTGCAGACCATCACAGGCCTTGAAGTTGCACTACGTTGGCTTACTTCCACTTTTCTCTACATTCGAGCGAAGAAAAATCCGAGACATTACGGCCTACCACCGAGCTCGGATCCGGCTGCGGTAGACCGGAGGCTTCTAG AGATGTGTCAAATCGAgctgaataaattaattaaagcggGAATGTTAACAATAGATCAAGACGTTCTTCTCAAGGCGACTCCGGTTGGGGCGGCAATGGCTAAATATTACCTCGCCTTCGAAACTATGAAATTGTTTACAcag ATAAATGGAggcgaaattttgcaacaaatccTGCATTTGATCTCCAAGTGTTCTGAGTTCTCCGAAATGTATTTGCGAGTCAACGATAAAAAATGCCTGAATTTGTTAAACAAGTGCCGCAATAGACAAACAATAAGATTTCCACTGAACGGCAAAATCAAGACTTTGGACATGAAAATTAATTG tatTATTCAAGCAGTTTTGGGCTGTCTGGACATTTGTGACCACTCGATTCTCTCAGAAACGTTAAAAATCATGCGAAATGGCGAAAGAATCGTcaaat GTTTGATTGAATACCTGGAATCGAAGGAAAAATGTTTCCAGGCATTGCTCAGCACaattattttagcaaaatgctTTCATGTAAAACTATGGGAAAATTCGCCATTTGTTAGCAAACAATTGCCTGGAATTGGAAATGTGATGTCATCTCAATTGGTCAATGCCGGCAAAACCTCCTTTCAACTAATATCAGAGTGCGAAGCGCGagaaattgaattattaattaacaaaaaaccaCCAGCTGGTAACAAAATTCTGGAACAAATCCAGCATTTACCAAAATACGAAATGGAACTACAAGTGCACAGTAACACCCAAATAAAATTGGCGATTTCGCTAATGAATGCGCAAGATTTGGAAACTAAGTGCACCGTCAATCGAAATTCATTGATGTATCTTTTGGTTGGTGATTCTTCCAATAATATTTTGCTTTACGAAAAGTACAg TCACTCCTACTTTATTGAAAACCCGGACGTTGTCCGATTTGTGGATTTGCACGAAAAAAATCTGGACGTAATTGAAGCTCACTTCATTAGTGAGGATTGGG TGGGCATCGATTGTACCGCGAAATACGAAACGGCCCAAGTCGTTCGTAAACCCGAACCTAAAACTCTGAAAAAGAATACCGAAGATCCGACTTACATGCAAACTTTTATCGACATGTACATgaagtgcaaaaaaaatatagagcCACCGAATCCG GCAAAAAAGGCCAAAATTGAGACGAATGAAGATCGAAATGCGAACAAGATTATAATCCATAGTGACATAagtttaaacaataataacacaAGTGAGGAAAAAATCGTAAACAATTCAGTTTTTCGTCCTTCACCGGCACCTGAAGACAAAATTGAAAAGATTCCCGTTTTGGTTGCTTCAAGATATGATCTTTCGCCGTCACGTGAC aaaaatgaATTGAACGTCAACAATGACTACCAAATTAGTTTAAAACCTGAa TGTGAAGATGCCAAATCTATCGTGAAAAAGTTTTACTACACCCCTAAAAAGTTGTCtcataaaaaagaattttcttGGAACGAAAGTGAAGATAAACCTAAAAGTACCACTAAAATAACGTGGAGGTCGCCCTTGACATACTCTCCCTCGGTTAAATTCTCGCCGAAGATCGGTTATAACCGGCCGAATGAGAATGAatg TCGAGCTTCATCGTCATCTACAAACCAAAATATTGAAACGATGTCAAACAAAACTCAAAAGTcgaattttgcaaattctCGAACTCCGGTTAAGTTAAATTCGTCGCAACAGAAGGTCGTGTTTCCATTGACTGATAAAGACTGTGCCAACTTATCAATGGAAGAGAACAGTAGACGAAATGATATTTTGGAGAAAGTTGGTGATTTTGCGTCCATTTCGCTCTTCGGTCTCGTATCACCAACCAAACGGCAAGAAAAATTTAGTCAAATTCAGACCCCGAATCAGTATTACAATCAACTATTGTCACAATCGGAAAAGACTGAAAGTACTCccaagaaaaacaaaatttttgaaaaacccaAGTTGGTGGAAAATGTGGTTAAAGAAGTTTGCGACCGAAGCcgttattttgaaaatgattctAACTTTTGTCTGACACCTCGTCGTAATAATGGGGCACGTAATTCAGAAAATTTGGAATATACAACAACAATGACCGAAAGTGGGGAAAAAAACAACACTGAAAATATGAACATATTTGAGGATCCTTTTAACGATTCCCTTGAGTCGGCTTTGATGAAATTCGATTGTGGTCCACCTTCGGAGCTAGAAAGTGATAAATCAAACAGTTTTGATAAAGAAGGTCTTTTTGAAAATGAGGCGAAGGAAGTGAGACATCCTTTTGATTGTCGAGAACCGTCCCCGCCTGAAATGCTAAGGAAAAATACAAACCAGATTTGTCGAAGTCGGTTCTTTCAACCAATGGCTGAGCCCAGTCATTATCAAAACCGTTCCGATGATAGTTTTCTGACACAAAAGTCACACCCTTACCCGTACCAAAGCCGTGCACCTGCACATATGTTTCCAATAAGTAATGGTCGAGGTTTTGAGACACCGAATGATTTTTACAAGATGATGTGTGAAGAGCGTCCTATTAATCGTCATTATGTGGATTTGGGTCAAAATCCTTATTTAAACATTTCACAAGATTTTCCCGACAGGAGGGAACACTACAACAGTCAGAGACACCTCTTTGATGGTACTCCTCGATGTTATCCCAGGGGGCATATGGATGATTGTGATGGTTATGCCTATATTAGACGAAACATGGATAGGGATTATGACCCCTTTGACTATAGGAATAATCCTCAGTACTATAAACCAGTACCTAATATCGATTTCTATGAGAGGTCACAAAGGAGTTTTGCCCGAAATCGGGAAAATATTCCCTTTCAGGATTTTGATCTTGATCGAAGTAATAGTTATTATGATGAAAGTCATTTACCTTTGTCTTATCCCGAATTGCCCAGTTCCCAGATGTCAAGACGAGAGTATTATATGCCGTCTAATTCATTTAACGATGTGTATAACAATAAGCAGTTGATAATGCAAAGATTCTTAAATTGTGTAGGTTCAGACCAAGAAAAAAGAGTGAATTATTTCCCTTAA